From the genome of Sphingopyxis sp. DBS4:
GCCGCCTCGTTGAGGCTGCGCCCGCCGATTGGATCATTATTCGGATCCTTCGGCCCGAGCTCCTGATAGCCGAAGCCGCGCACCGACCCGCCGCCGCCGGCATAGAAGCGCCGCGACGGCGCCAGCCGCTCGCGCGCCGCGCCGACGATCGAGCCGACGCGCACCCTTCCGGCAAGCACGATACTATCGGTCACCGGATAATAGCCGCTGGCATCGACCTGCGTCCGTGCATAGGGCGAAAAGCGGCCGGCGAGCGATCCCTCGGGCTCGACCCGCGCCGTCAGCCGGAACCCCTTGGTCGGATCGAGCAAATTGTCGGTGCGGTCGATTCCGACCTGCCCGTTCAGCCCGAGGATCGTGTAAAAGTCATTGACGCGCTGCCCGAGCGCAAAGTCATAATCATCCTCGCGCGTCGCGATCAGCTCGGCACCGAAGGCATAGGTCAGCTTCTTCTGCCAGATCGGCGTCGAGTCATAGCTGACGCGCGCCGCAACGCGGCCGGTGATCGCGTTGAAGGCGTTGTAACGGCTCCGCGTCGCCTCGGTGATCAGCTCGAAAGTCCGGTCGCGGCGCCCGGCGTTGGAGCGGCGCATCGTCACGCCCAACGACTGCTCCTTCGTCCCGGCCACGGCCCGGCCGATCAGCGCGCCTTCGGGCGGGAAGAAGTTGCGGTGCGTCCAGCTTCCCTCCAGGCGGATTCCCTGCCCGGTGCCATAGCCCGCATTCGCCGCGATCGTGCGCGGCGGGCCTGCCTGCTGGGTGACGAGCATGGTCACATATTCGCTGTCGTCGCCCGCGCTCTCGCCCGTCGGCTGCGGCTCGACCGCCACGGTCGCGAACAGGCCGGTCGCGACGAGCGCCTGCCGCAGATCATCGACCTTGCGGCTGTCGTAGAGGTCGCCGCGCTTGAAGCGCGCAAGAATGTCCACATGGTCGGCGTCGAAGGCCAGCTTCCCAACCGCCTCGATCCCGCCGAAGCACCCGCGCGCGCCGATGTCGACGGGGAGCGTATAAAGCCCCTTCCCCGTATCGCCGTCGAGCAGGATATCGCGCTGCCCGATCTTGGCGAAAGGATAGCCTTCCTGCGGCAGCTTGAGCGCGATCGCCGCTTCGGCGCCCTGCACGCGCTGTGCAACGATCGGTTCGCCGATCACGAGCGGGAAATTGTCGTGGATCAGTCCCGGCGGAATCGTCGGCTTCGCGTCGATGACGATGTCGGAGAAAGTATAGCGCACGCCGGGCTTGACATCGATGACCGCGGTGATCGACCGATTGCGGGCCGCCGCGCCATTGGCCCCCGCCTCGGCTTCGCCGCGATCGATGCGCGTTTCGACGACGGCGTCATAATAGCCTTCGGAGGCGAGGATGCGCGACATCAGCTCGGAATCGGCGCTGAGGCGCGCGCGGAGCATCGCAAAATTGTCGGCCTTGCCATCGCCGTCGTGGAGCGCCGACAGATCGTCGAACAGGTCGGCGAGATCGGCATCGGTGCCATCGTCGGCTGCGGCGAGGCCGTTGACCTTTACCGCATAGTGGATCGTCCGCGTCTCGTTCTTGTCCTCGGGCTCGGCGAACTCGACCGGCGTGACGTCGAAACTATCGAGCGGCGGCAGCGGCGCGGCGAGTTCGGCATCGCTGATCGGTGCATCGCCGATGGCTTCGACGCTATCGCCGTCCGCCAGCGCCGGCACCGGCGCGCCGTCCACCTGCGGCACATCGCCAGCGGCGGTTTCGGCCGGCGTTCCGGCCGCCTTCGCTTTCGCCGCCTCGGCCTGCCGACGCTCGAACTCCGCGATCGATTCGAGCGGCTTGTCGAGCTCGGGGTCGTCCTCGGCGCTGATCGGCGGAATCGCGGACTTGAACTCCTCGTCGGGGATGATCGGCGCGACCTCGGGCAATTGCGCCTCGGGCGGCGGCGGGGTCGGCGCGGCGATATCGGGCAGCGGCTCTGCATCGGGCGCTTGCTGCGCCACCGTGGGCACGACCGCAGGGGGCGCGACGTCGGCCTGTTGAGCGGCCGCAACGCTCGTCCAGGCGAGGCCGAACAGCGATGCGGTCAGGATCAACTGCCGTCGACGCCGCATCAGCGGCGAGGCGTCAAATTCGCGAGATTTATCAATATGACGCATCATGTCCCGACCGATGCGCACTTGTGGCTC
Proteins encoded in this window:
- a CDS encoding autotransporter assembly complex family protein, which gives rise to MRRRRQLILTASLFGLAWTSVAAAQQADVAPPAVVPTVAQQAPDAEPLPDIAAPTPPPPEAQLPEVAPIIPDEEFKSAIPPISAEDDPELDKPLESIAEFERRQAEAAKAKAAGTPAETAAGDVPQVDGAPVPALADGDSVEAIGDAPISDAELAAPLPPLDSFDVTPVEFAEPEDKNETRTIHYAVKVNGLAAADDGTDADLADLFDDLSALHDGDGKADNFAMLRARLSADSELMSRILASEGYYDAVVETRIDRGEAEAGANGAAARNRSITAVIDVKPGVRYTFSDIVIDAKPTIPPGLIHDNFPLVIGEPIVAQRVQGAEAAIALKLPQEGYPFAKIGQRDILLDGDTGKGLYTLPVDIGARGCFGGIEAVGKLAFDADHVDILARFKRGDLYDSRKVDDLRQALVATGLFATVAVEPQPTGESAGDDSEYVTMLVTQQAGPPRTIAANAGYGTGQGIRLEGSWTHRNFFPPEGALIGRAVAGTKEQSLGVTMRRSNAGRRDRTFELITEATRSRYNAFNAITGRVAARVSYDSTPIWQKKLTYAFGAELIATREDDYDFALGQRVNDFYTILGLNGQVGIDRTDNLLDPTKGFRLTARVEPEGSLAGRFSPYARTQVDASGYYPVTDSIVLAGRVRVGSIVGAARERLAPSRRFYAGGGGSVRGFGYQELGPKDPNNDPIGGRSLNEAAVEARYRFGNYGIVGFLDAGQVYRGSTPDFSGLRYGAGIGGRFYTNFGPMRLDIATPLGRRPGEARVTVYVSIGQAF